A window from Candidatus Delongbacteria bacterium encodes these proteins:
- a CDS encoding response regulator has protein sequence MRILVVDDSTTMRRIISNSLRAVGYEDIVEAGDGQQALETLEGVSMMLTDWNMPNMDGLTLVKTVRANPALAGMPIIMVTSEGARDEVMEALAAGVNDYIVKPFTKDVLAEKVRGMLK, from the coding sequence ATGAGAATTCTCGTTGTGGATGACTCGACCACCATGCGGCGCATCATCAGCAACAGTCTGCGCGCGGTGGGCTACGAGGACATCGTGGAGGCGGGGGACGGCCAGCAGGCCCTGGAGACGCTGGAAGGCGTGTCCATGATGCTCACGGACTGGAACATGCCCAACATGGACGGGCTGACCCTGGTCAAGACCGTACGCGCCAACCCCGCCCTGGCCGGCATGCCCATCATCATGGTGACGTCGGAAGGGGCCCGGGACGAAGTCATGGAGGCCCTGGCCGCCGGGGTCAATGATTACATCGTGAAGCCGTTCACCAAGGATGTCCTGGCCGAGAAGGTCAGGGGAATGCTGAAGTAA
- a CDS encoding chemotaxis protein CheX: MDAKYINPFVVAMVNSLETMLNITPERGTPYLKREGQTQGDISAIIGFAGASVTGSVALSLPTPVALKFYSLMMGEKVYRITNDVQDTVGELANIIAGGAKAELSKEGITFNISIPTVVVGPGHTISHRNDVPVMVIPFEIGKHRFVLEVTMKLE; this comes from the coding sequence ATGGACGCCAAATACATCAATCCCTTCGTGGTCGCCATGGTGAACTCGCTGGAGACGATGCTCAACATCACTCCCGAACGGGGCACGCCCTACCTCAAGCGCGAGGGCCAGACCCAGGGCGACATCTCCGCGATCATCGGGTTCGCCGGGGCCAGCGTGACGGGTTCCGTGGCCCTCAGCCTGCCCACCCCGGTGGCGCTCAAGTTCTACAGCCTGATGATGGGCGAGAAAGTCTACCGCATCACCAACGATGTCCAGGACACGGTGGGCGAGCTGGCCAACATCATCGCCGGCGGGGCCAAGGCCGAGTTGTCCAAGGAAGGCATCACGTTCAACATCTCCATTCCCACCGTGGTGGTGGGTCCCGGGCACACGATCTCGCACCGGAACGACGTCCCCGTGATGGTCATCCCCTTCGAGATCGGCAAGCACCGCTTCGTGTTGGAAGTCACCATGAAGCTGGAGTAA
- a CDS encoding response regulator has translation MKALIIDDSSSMRMLLGRILDDLGVQHAQAADGREALQVLEHDGPFDFALVDWQMPVMDGIEFVRAVRELLPREAIQLVMVTSVNQIESIVEALGAGADEYIMKPFTKDALQEKLALLGIELGP, from the coding sequence ATGAAAGCCCTCATCATCGATGATTCCTCCTCGATGCGCATGCTGTTGGGACGCATCCTCGACGATCTGGGCGTGCAACACGCCCAGGCCGCCGACGGACGCGAGGCCCTCCAGGTCCTGGAACACGACGGACCCTTCGATTTCGCCCTGGTGGACTGGCAGATGCCCGTGATGGACGGCATCGAGTTCGTGCGCGCCGTGCGGGAACTCCTGCCCCGCGAGGCCATCCAGCTGGTGATGGTCACCTCGGTCAACCAGATCGAATCCATCGTGGAGGCCCTGGGGGCCGGGGCGGATGAGTACATCATGAAGCCCTTCACCAAGGATGCCCTGCAGGAGAAACTGGCCCTCCTGGGCATCGAGCTGGGGCCATGA
- a CDS encoding chemotaxis protein CheW, whose product MAEQQQYCTFFLNNLFLGVDVRLVQEVIRSQHLTHVPLATREISGLINLRGQIVTAIDLRRRLNLPDRPAGQAPMNVVVRNEDSIHSLLVDLVGDVVTVEDSTFEKPPDTLDPALRGLITGAHKLQDRLLLVLDVKQAVQLDHAGATLREPVA is encoded by the coding sequence ATGGCCGAGCAGCAACAGTATTGCACGTTCTTCCTGAACAACCTCTTCCTGGGAGTCGACGTTCGCCTGGTCCAGGAGGTGATCCGCTCCCAGCACCTCACCCACGTTCCCCTGGCCACGCGGGAGATCAGCGGGCTGATCAACCTGCGCGGCCAGATCGTCACCGCCATCGACCTGCGGCGGCGCCTGAACCTGCCGGACCGGCCGGCGGGGCAGGCCCCGATGAACGTCGTCGTGCGCAACGAGGACAGCATCCACAGCTTGCTGGTGGACCTGGTGGGCGACGTGGTGACGGTGGAGGACAGCACCTTCGAGAAGCCGCCGGACACCCTGGATCCCGCCCTGCGCGGACTGATCACGGGCGCCCACAAGCTGCAGGACCGGCTGCTGCTGGTCCTGGACGTGAAGCAGGCCGTCCAGCTGGACCACGCCGGCGCCACGCTGCGGGAACCCGTCGCATGA
- a CDS encoding protein-glutamate O-methyltransferase CheR: MPLNRIEFDYLRNLVRERSAIVLDDSKEYLVEMRLMSLARLEGYDSVDELSRNLRGKPYGALHAQVVDAMTTNETSFFRDLHPFDTFKRELVPEILKRNEATRTINIWCAACSSGQEPYTLAMLLHDGFPQLRGGWRVNLLGGDLSQEMLRRARQGLFSQLEVNRGLPAPLLVKYFQKDGASWQVKEEIRAMIQFHELNLAGAWPSLPSMDFVFLRNVLIYFDIEMKRQILRKVRGVLKPDGVLFLGGAETTLNIDESWERVQSGKTVYYRIRRDA, translated from the coding sequence ATGCCGCTGAACCGGATCGAGTTCGACTACCTGCGCAACCTGGTGCGCGAGCGCTCGGCCATCGTGCTGGACGACTCCAAGGAGTACCTCGTGGAGATGCGCCTGATGAGCCTGGCGCGCCTGGAGGGCTACGACTCCGTGGACGAGCTCTCGCGCAACCTGCGCGGCAAGCCCTACGGCGCGCTGCACGCCCAGGTGGTGGACGCCATGACCACCAACGAGACTTCCTTCTTCCGCGACCTGCACCCCTTCGACACCTTCAAGCGCGAGCTGGTGCCCGAGATCCTCAAACGCAACGAGGCCACCCGCACGATCAACATCTGGTGCGCGGCCTGTTCCAGCGGGCAGGAACCCTACACGCTGGCCATGCTGCTCCACGACGGGTTTCCGCAGCTGCGCGGCGGCTGGCGCGTCAACCTGCTGGGCGGCGATCTCTCCCAGGAGATGCTCAGGCGGGCCCGGCAGGGCTTGTTCAGCCAGCTGGAAGTCAACCGCGGACTGCCCGCGCCGCTTCTGGTGAAGTACTTCCAGAAGGACGGGGCCTCCTGGCAGGTGAAGGAGGAGATCCGCGCCATGATCCAGTTCCATGAGCTGAATCTGGCCGGTGCCTGGCCCAGCCTGCCGTCCATGGACTTCGTCTTCCTGCGCAACGTGCTCATCTACTTTGACATCGAGATGAAGCGGCAGATCCTGCGCAAGGTGCGCGGCGTGCTGAAGCCGGACGGGGTGCTGTTCCTGGGCGGCGCGGAGACCACGCTCAACATCGACGAGAGCTGGGAGCGCGTCCAGTCGGGCAAGACCGTGTACTACCGAATTCGACGGGATGCATGA
- a CDS encoding chemotaxis response regulator protein-glutamate methylesterase codes for MRGIRILVVDDSAVVRRLLTRIIEEEPGLEVAGQASNGRLALDMLDQVEPDLVTLDVEMPVMDGLATLAELRRRRPRLPVIMFSTLTSRGAATTIEALSAGASDYLTKPEGAANLQESLERLRADLVPRVRALARIRPAQPVHTVKEPAMSTSPQPRPTTDPFPRTAPAFPREARPGLERSALRTPAPGRPIPRPPMPNVIPAAGPARHLARPAELLVVGVSTGGPNALARVMPLFPATLSVPVLIVQHMPPLFTRMLADRLDQLSPLTVREARNGSVLLPGEAWLAQGDWHMEVAREGGRLVLREHQGPQVNSCRPAVDVLFDSAVRCCGGAVLAMVLTGMGQDGMKGARAIREAGGLVLAQDEESSVVWGMPGAVAMAGLADAVLPLDGLVPHALQLLTSIRPLGGRSSACR; via the coding sequence ATGAGAGGAATCCGCATCCTGGTCGTGGACGATTCCGCGGTGGTGCGCCGTCTGTTGACGCGGATCATCGAGGAGGAGCCGGGTCTGGAAGTGGCCGGCCAGGCGTCCAACGGCAGACTGGCCCTGGACATGCTGGATCAGGTCGAGCCGGATCTGGTGACCCTGGACGTGGAGATGCCCGTGATGGACGGCCTGGCCACGCTGGCCGAGCTGCGCCGGCGCCGGCCCCGCCTGCCCGTGATCATGTTCTCCACGCTCACCAGCCGGGGCGCGGCCACCACCATCGAGGCCCTCAGCGCCGGCGCCAGCGACTATCTGACCAAGCCCGAGGGCGCGGCCAACCTGCAGGAGAGCCTGGAACGCCTGCGCGCCGATCTGGTGCCGCGCGTCCGGGCCCTGGCCCGGATCCGGCCCGCCCAGCCCGTCCACACCGTCAAGGAACCCGCGATGTCCACCTCCCCCCAGCCGCGCCCGACGACGGACCCCTTCCCGCGCACGGCCCCGGCCTTCCCGCGGGAGGCGCGACCCGGCCTCGAGCGGAGCGCCCTCCGGACCCCGGCACCGGGCCGGCCGATCCCGCGCCCGCCCATGCCCAATGTGATTCCGGCGGCGGGACCGGCCCGCCACTTGGCGCGTCCGGCGGAACTGCTGGTGGTGGGCGTCTCCACCGGCGGCCCCAACGCCCTGGCCCGCGTGATGCCCCTGTTTCCCGCCACCCTTTCCGTTCCCGTGCTCATCGTGCAGCACATGCCCCCGCTGTTCACCCGCATGCTGGCGGATCGCCTGGACCAGCTCAGCCCCCTGACGGTGCGTGAAGCCCGCAACGGCTCCGTGCTCCTGCCGGGCGAGGCCTGGCTGGCCCAGGGGGACTGGCACATGGAAGTGGCGCGGGAGGGCGGCCGCCTGGTGCTGCGCGAGCATCAGGGTCCGCAGGTGAACTCCTGCCGGCCGGCCGTGGACGTGCTGTTCGATTCCGCCGTGCGCTGCTGCGGCGGGGCCGTGCTGGCCATGGTGCTGACGGGGATGGGTCAGGACGGGATGAAGGGCGCGCGCGCCATCCGCGAGGCCGGCGGGCTGGTGCTGGCCCAGGACGAGGAGAGTTCCGTGGTCTGGGGAATGCCCGGGGCCGTGGCCATGGCCGGCCTGGCCGACGCCGTGCTGCCCCTGGACGGGCTGGTGCCGCACGCTCTGCAGCTGCTGACCAGCATACGCCCCCTCGGCGGAAGGAGCAGCGCATGCCGCTGA
- a CDS encoding DUF4886 domain-containing protein: protein MRRLFACWSLLLLVSLAAAQDTLRVLFVGNSHTYTNSLPSLLRQLATGGGHVLETGMSAPGGYTLRQHVSHAATVSAIQQGDWDWVALQEQSQVPVIPYWRATWMLPAAVSLDSLIRLNDERTLLFMTWGWRDGGPQCILDSCAEYRDFQHMQDSMSSSYRRLAIQLDCPVVPAGEVFSRVLAGDPFADLWNADGYHPSLEGSYLAACAFYVQLYDESPVGLPHPVEIPVERARWLQEQVAEELRGPGPPGRAPQLDLLEGWPNPFNPSLTIRCALGAPAGARLELHNLLGQRVALLQDGPLPAGRHFFRWQAAGAASGTYLLRLSLDDRPALIRKLTLQR, encoded by the coding sequence ATGCGCCGCCTGTTCGCCTGCTGGAGCCTGTTGCTCCTGGTGTCCCTGGCCGCGGCCCAGGACACCCTGCGCGTCCTCTTCGTGGGCAACAGCCACACCTACACCAATTCGCTGCCCAGCCTGCTGCGCCAGTTGGCCACGGGCGGCGGGCACGTGCTCGAGACCGGCATGAGCGCGCCGGGCGGCTACACGCTGCGCCAGCACGTCAGCCACGCCGCCACCGTGAGCGCCATCCAGCAGGGGGATTGGGACTGGGTGGCCCTGCAGGAGCAGTCCCAGGTGCCGGTGATCCCCTACTGGCGCGCGACCTGGATGCTGCCCGCCGCCGTCAGCCTAGACAGCCTGATCCGCCTGAACGACGAGCGCACGCTGCTCTTCATGACCTGGGGCTGGCGCGACGGCGGCCCCCAGTGCATCCTGGACTCCTGCGCCGAGTACCGCGACTTCCAGCACATGCAGGACAGCATGTCCAGCAGCTACCGGCGCCTGGCCATCCAGTTGGATTGTCCCGTGGTGCCCGCCGGCGAGGTCTTCAGCCGCGTGCTGGCGGGCGACCCCTTCGCTGATCTCTGGAACGCCGATGGCTACCACCCTTCGCTGGAGGGCAGCTATCTGGCGGCCTGCGCGTTCTACGTCCAGCTCTACGATGAAAGCCCCGTGGGCCTGCCGCATCCCGTGGAGATTCCCGTCGAGCGCGCCCGCTGGCTGCAGGAGCAGGTGGCCGAAGAACTGCGCGGACCCGGCCCCCCCGGCCGCGCTCCGCAGCTGGATCTGCTGGAGGGCTGGCCCAACCCCTTCAACCCGTCGCTGACCATCCGCTGCGCACTGGGCGCCCCGGCCGGGGCCCGGCTGGAACTGCACAACCTGCTGGGCCAGCGGGTGGCCCTGCTCCAGGACGGTCCGCTCCCCGCGGGCCGGCACTTCTTCCGCTGGCAGGCGGCCGGCGCGGCCAGCGGCACCTACCTGCTGCGCCTCAGTCTGGACGATCGCCCTGCCCTGATCCGCAAACTGACCCTGCAGCGCTGA
- a CDS encoding PilZ domain-containing protein, protein MSTERREFVRVPLHVDVQLKGSGELVLTTSTQDLSLRGVRIAHVEQLTPGEECELSLVLGTGGEAVRVEIIGRVVRISAESMGLEFLGIRGVESLDHLRRLVLYNAPDAGLVEAEFREHRGLKKREE, encoded by the coding sequence ATGAGCACTGAACGCAGAGAGTTCGTGCGCGTGCCCCTGCACGTGGACGTGCAACTCAAGGGCAGCGGAGAGCTGGTGCTGACCACCAGCACCCAGGATCTCAGTCTGCGGGGCGTGCGGATCGCCCACGTGGAACAGCTCACCCCCGGCGAGGAGTGCGAGCTGAGTCTCGTGCTGGGCACCGGCGGCGAGGCCGTCCGCGTGGAGATCATCGGCCGCGTGGTGCGCATCTCGGCGGAGTCCATGGGGCTGGAGTTCCTGGGGATCCGCGGCGTGGAGTCCCTGGACCACCTGCGCCGGCTCGTGCTCTACAACGCGCCCGACGCCGGGCTGGTGGAGGCGGAATTCCGCGAGCATCGCGGACTGAAGAAACGCGAGGAATAG
- a CDS encoding transketolase — MSLSLDQMRLAAAVARGLALDSIATCKSGHLGLPLGAAEIGAALFGSVLRVDPGQPRWLNRDRFVLSAGHGSMFLYAWLHLAGFELTLDDLRDFRKLGSRTPGHPEFGHTPGVEITSGPLGQGVANAVGLALSRHKAAGRWNTAQHPLLDWHVFCLAGDGCLQEGVALEATELAGHLGLNHLTLIWDANSVTLDAPAAVTQSQDVRARYEACGWSVVDVDGHDPAELVRVLEASRQSERPVLVIARTEIARGVPEVAGTPKGHGESGAAFRDQARQGLGLPAEGFQVPAELRAAFQARRRDQQLAAAAWEQRRQAWAAAEPARAAELARVVDGTAPALPACPDFDPAASLATRKAGELCLQHLAAAEPRLVSLSADLFGSNLNYIAGGGEIRPGEFAGRNLRAGIREHAMGALLNGLAYDGLFRPLGATFLVFSDYLRPSLRLSALAGLPVIWWFTHDSVGVGEDGPTHQPVEQIASLRLIPGLELYRPADPEETAAALEEALARRDGPTALALSRQALPMLPGSAAERRAGTRRGGYVALREESALELVLLATGSEVQWALAAARTLAAEGRGVRVLSLPCLERFAAQDAGWRDQVLPTACRRRLAVEAGSGAGWHRWTGLDGRVLSIERFGLSAPADQVMTTLGMSTAAVLAAARELLEA, encoded by the coding sequence ATGTCCCTCTCCCTTGACCAGATGCGGCTGGCCGCCGCCGTCGCGCGCGGCCTGGCGCTGGATTCCATCGCCACCTGCAAGTCCGGCCACCTGGGCCTGCCGCTGGGCGCCGCCGAGATCGGCGCGGCGCTGTTCGGCTCTGTGCTGCGCGTGGATCCGGGACAGCCGCGCTGGCTGAACCGCGACCGCTTCGTGCTCTCCGCCGGCCACGGCAGCATGTTCCTCTACGCCTGGCTGCACCTGGCCGGTTTCGAGCTCACCCTGGACGACCTGCGGGACTTCCGCAAGCTGGGCAGCCGCACGCCCGGCCACCCGGAGTTCGGCCACACGCCGGGGGTGGAGATCACCAGCGGCCCGCTGGGGCAGGGCGTGGCCAATGCCGTCGGGCTGGCCCTCTCGCGCCACAAGGCCGCGGGGCGCTGGAACACGGCCCAGCATCCCCTGCTCGACTGGCACGTCTTCTGCCTGGCCGGGGACGGTTGTCTGCAGGAGGGCGTGGCCCTGGAGGCCACCGAACTGGCCGGCCACCTGGGTCTCAACCACCTCACGCTGATCTGGGACGCCAACTCGGTGACCCTGGACGCGCCCGCCGCCGTCACCCAGAGCCAGGATGTGCGGGCCCGCTACGAGGCCTGCGGCTGGAGCGTGGTGGACGTGGACGGCCACGACCCGGCGGAGCTGGTGCGCGTGCTGGAGGCCAGCCGCCAGTCGGAGCGGCCCGTGCTGGTGATCGCCCGCACCGAGATCGCCCGCGGCGTGCCCGAAGTGGCCGGCACGCCCAAGGGCCACGGCGAATCCGGCGCCGCCTTCCGCGACCAGGCCCGTCAGGGGCTGGGCCTCCCGGCCGAGGGCTTCCAGGTGCCGGCGGAATTGCGCGCCGCTTTCCAGGCCCGTCGCCGCGACCAGCAGTTGGCGGCCGCTGCCTGGGAACAGCGCCGACAGGCCTGGGCCGCCGCCGAGCCGGCGCGCGCCGCAGAACTGGCCCGCGTGGTGGACGGGACCGCCCCCGCTCTGCCGGCCTGCCCGGACTTCGATCCCGCGGCCAGCCTGGCCACGCGCAAGGCCGGCGAGCTCTGCCTGCAACACCTGGCGGCGGCCGAGCCGCGGCTGGTTTCGCTCAGCGCGGACCTGTTCGGCTCCAATCTCAACTACATCGCCGGCGGCGGCGAGATCCGGCCCGGCGAGTTCGCGGGGCGCAACCTGCGGGCCGGGATCCGCGAGCACGCCATGGGCGCGCTGCTCAACGGCCTGGCCTACGACGGCCTGTTCCGGCCGCTGGGCGCCACCTTCCTGGTGTTCTCGGACTATCTGCGGCCCAGCCTGCGGCTCTCCGCCCTGGCCGGCCTGCCGGTGATCTGGTGGTTCACCCACGACTCGGTCGGCGTGGGGGAGGACGGCCCCACCCATCAGCCCGTGGAGCAGATCGCCTCCTTGCGCCTGATCCCGGGGCTGGAGCTCTACCGCCCGGCGGACCCGGAGGAGACGGCCGCCGCGCTGGAAGAGGCCCTGGCCCGCCGGGACGGTCCGACGGCCCTGGCCCTGAGCCGCCAGGCCCTGCCCATGCTGCCCGGCTCCGCGGCGGAGCGCCGAGCGGGCACGCGCCGCGGCGGCTACGTGGCGCTGCGCGAGGAGTCCGCCCTGGAGCTGGTCCTGCTGGCCACGGGCAGCGAGGTGCAGTGGGCGCTGGCCGCGGCGCGGACCCTGGCCGCCGAGGGCCGGGGCGTGCGCGTGCTCTCCCTGCCCTGCCTCGAGCGCTTCGCCGCCCAGGACGCCGGGTGGCGCGATCAGGTGCTGCCAACCGCCTGCCGCCGGCGCCTGGCCGTGGAGGCGGGGTCCGGCGCCGGCTGGCATCGCTGGACGGGACTGGACGGCCGCGTGCTCTCCATCGAGCGCTTCGGGCTGAGCGCGCCGGCCGATCAGGTGATGACCACCCTGGGGATGAGCACGGCGGCCGTGCTGGCCGCCGCCCGGGAACTGCTGGAGGCCTGA
- a CDS encoding outer membrane protein transport protein produces MKRTLTLLTLGLATSAMATNGMNLIGYGACSALLAGGRMGNVNPTAMVGNPALLADIDKPMLCGSLTLLMPSLTYTDHVPMGMGMPGEGAVMNDAVEGEASTFPLPYLGYARPLNERMVVGVCGYAQGGMGVDFQDLNTAFGTQDDIYSNVAYMRVTGGFAYRASERSAVGLSVSLGYAMLDFDYFPHTVIDMNGDLQPDFNGMSVTDLTSFGYNARLGFSSRALDNRLNWGAWFGTQAAVDFDGGTLTFAQGMPDGSNGFDARFTDFSWPAEIGAGFAYKVSERLTVLSDLVHYSWRNAVDEPALKTDVAMINSMLPPFTMHWQNRTAVSVSGKYELTPDLTLLAGYNHGASPVPSKALNALFPAIVEDHITLGAKYRLGDWALMGGVELVPEASQTNVQADDATDYFGMTNTTIDHSQLSLHLGFSKDF; encoded by the coding sequence ATGAAGCGCACACTGACTCTGCTGACGCTCGGCCTGGCCACCAGCGCCATGGCCACCAACGGCATGAACCTCATCGGCTACGGCGCCTGCTCGGCCCTGCTGGCGGGCGGCCGGATGGGCAACGTGAATCCCACCGCCATGGTGGGCAATCCGGCCCTGCTGGCGGACATCGACAAACCCATGTTGTGCGGCTCGCTGACCCTCCTGATGCCCAGCCTGACCTACACGGACCACGTGCCCATGGGCATGGGCATGCCGGGCGAAGGCGCCGTGATGAACGACGCGGTGGAGGGCGAGGCGTCCACCTTCCCGCTGCCCTATCTGGGCTACGCGCGGCCGCTGAACGAGCGGATGGTGGTGGGGGTCTGCGGCTATGCCCAGGGCGGCATGGGCGTGGATTTCCAGGACTTGAACACCGCCTTTGGCACCCAGGACGACATCTACTCCAACGTGGCCTACATGCGCGTGACGGGCGGTTTCGCCTACAGGGCCAGCGAGCGCAGCGCCGTGGGGCTCTCGGTCAGCCTGGGCTACGCCATGCTGGACTTCGACTACTTCCCGCACACGGTGATCGACATGAACGGCGACCTGCAGCCGGACTTCAACGGCATGAGCGTCACGGATCTCACCAGCTTCGGGTACAACGCCCGGCTGGGCTTCAGCAGCCGCGCGCTGGACAACCGCCTCAACTGGGGCGCGTGGTTCGGCACCCAGGCCGCCGTGGATTTCGACGGCGGCACGCTGACCTTCGCCCAGGGCATGCCCGACGGCTCCAACGGCTTCGACGCCCGTTTCACGGACTTCTCCTGGCCGGCGGAGATCGGCGCGGGCTTCGCGTACAAGGTCAGCGAGCGCCTGACCGTGCTCAGCGATCTGGTGCACTACAGCTGGCGCAACGCCGTGGACGAGCCCGCCCTGAAGACCGACGTGGCGATGATCAACTCCATGCTGCCGCCCTTCACCATGCACTGGCAGAACCGGACGGCGGTCAGCGTGAGCGGCAAGTACGAGCTGACCCCGGACTTGACCCTGCTGGCCGGCTACAACCACGGCGCCAGCCCGGTGCCGAGCAAGGCCCTGAACGCCCTCTTCCCGGCCATCGTGGAGGACCACATCACGTTGGGCGCCAAGTACCGGCTGGGCGACTGGGCCCTGATGGGCGGCGTGGAGCTGGTCCCCGAGGCCAGCCAGACCAATGTCCAGGCGGACGACGCGACGGACTACTTCGGCATGACGAACACGACCATCGACCACAGCCAGCTCAGTCTGCATCTGGGCTTCAGCAAGGATTTCTGA